The Halomicronema hongdechloris C2206 genome includes a window with the following:
- a CDS encoding Uma2 family endonuclease — protein MSTLTLNLNSVVQLTDDQFLRLCAHNPDVQLERTATGELIIMPPTGGETGKRSSDLNAELNLWNRRTQLGVTFDSSTGFVLPNGAIRSPDAAWIPHHRWDELTPDQRQRFLPLCPDFAVELLSPSDRWQDGYAKLQEYQANGTRLGWLIDPQQRRVGIFREGGTIEVLDNPEQLSGEAVLPEFMVSLSLLWAA, from the coding sequence ATGAGCACGCTGACCTTGAATCTCAATTCGGTGGTGCAACTGACCGATGATCAGTTCCTGCGGCTCTGTGCCCACAATCCTGATGTGCAGCTGGAGCGGACGGCCACTGGAGAGTTGATCATCATGCCACCGACGGGGGGAGAAACCGGCAAGCGCAGCTCCGATTTGAACGCAGAACTGAACCTGTGGAATCGCCGAACGCAGCTGGGCGTCACCTTTGACTCCTCCACCGGGTTTGTGCTGCCCAATGGCGCTATCCGCTCACCCGATGCCGCCTGGATTCCTCACCACCGCTGGGACGAGCTCACCCCAGATCAGCGCCAGCGGTTCTTGCCCCTGTGCCCTGACTTTGCGGTGGAGCTGCTGTCGCCCAGCGATCGCTGGCAAGATGGCTATGCCAAGCTACAGGAATATCAGGCCAACGGCACTCGCCTGGGTTGGCTCATCGATCCTCAACAGCGCCGGGTTGGCATTTTTCGTGAGGGCGGCACCATCGAAGTATTAGACAATCCTGAGCAATTATCTGGGGAAGCCGTTCTGCCCGAATTTATGGTATCCCTATCGCTGCTCTGGGCCGCTTAG
- a CDS encoding Rho termination factor N-terminal domain-containing protein, whose protein sequence is MRAKLLESFSTQQLRQMAKQHQLAGYSKVKKADLVELLTARWLYTKQNASLSLAQSPDYQARS, encoded by the coding sequence ATCCGGGCTAAACTCCTGGAATCATTTAGCACGCAGCAGTTACGGCAAATGGCAAAGCAGCATCAGCTGGCTGGCTATTCCAAAGTAAAGAAAGCTGACTTAGTGGAGTTATTGACAGCTAGGTGGCTCTACACTAAGCAAAATGCTAGCTTGAGCCTGGCACAGTCCCCTGACTATCAAGCACGGAGCTAA
- a CDS encoding XRE family transcriptional regulator → MKISLQPTLLRWARERAGMSVDVLAKKMSVKPERITGWEASGELTFKQAQKLADITHTPFGYLYLPEPPRETLSIPDFRTLRNEEMRRPSPDLLEILNQAQQIQSWFRDELLARGETPLSFVGSLPVDISIKAAADRIREVINFEASRDARPWEDALKLQTEQIESTGVLVMRNSVVGANNCRKLSVDEFRGFALSDDYAPLIFINSSDSKGAQIFTLAHKLVHIWVGVSGISNFDKTYADHDDLERFCNQVAAELLVPAAELRDAWAEAASQEDWLQPLTQRFKVSTLVVLRRLNDQELISNSTFQQRYQAEQERFQVSANEQTGGGDFYRTQISRFSNQFLMALVESTLEGRTPYRDALRLLKLSKVETFKQLARELSVSV, encoded by the coding sequence ATGAAGATCAGCCTGCAACCGACACTTTTGCGCTGGGCGCGAGAACGCGCCGGCATGAGTGTAGACGTGTTGGCTAAGAAAATGAGCGTCAAGCCAGAGCGGATCACAGGCTGGGAAGCAAGCGGAGAGCTGACCTTCAAGCAAGCCCAGAAGCTAGCAGATATAACCCATACACCTTTTGGTTATCTTTATCTTCCAGAGCCGCCTCGAGAGACCCTCTCCATTCCCGACTTCCGCACCCTCCGAAATGAGGAAATGCGGCGGCCCAGTCCCGATCTGCTCGAGATTCTGAATCAGGCTCAACAAATTCAGAGTTGGTTTCGCGATGAATTGCTCGCCCGAGGTGAAACCCCCTTGTCCTTTGTGGGTAGTTTGCCTGTGGACATATCGATTAAAGCAGCGGCTGATCGCATCCGCGAGGTGATCAACTTTGAAGCCAGTCGAGATGCTCGTCCCTGGGAGGATGCACTCAAGCTGCAAACCGAGCAAATTGAGTCCACAGGCGTGTTGGTTATGCGGAACAGCGTTGTCGGCGCCAATAATTGCCGCAAGCTTTCTGTAGATGAATTTCGGGGCTTTGCGCTGTCTGATGACTATGCGCCTCTGATCTTCATCAATTCTAGCGACTCTAAAGGAGCCCAGATATTTACCCTGGCCCATAAACTAGTGCATATTTGGGTGGGCGTATCTGGCATTTCTAACTTCGATAAAACCTATGCCGACCATGACGACCTTGAACGATTCTGTAACCAGGTTGCTGCTGAGTTACTTGTCCCAGCCGCTGAATTAAGAGATGCCTGGGCTGAGGCAGCGTCTCAAGAAGATTGGTTGCAACCTTTGACTCAGCGTTTCAAGGTCAGCACCCTGGTGGTTTTGCGCCGATTAAACGACCAAGAATTGATTTCTAACAGTACCTTCCAGCAGCGTTATCAAGCTGAGCAGGAACGCTTTCAGGTCTCTGCTAATGAGCAAACAGGCGGAGGAGACTTTTATCGCACGCAAATCTCTCGGTTTAGTAATCAATTTCTCATGGCCTTGGTGGAGAGCACCTTAGAGGGGCGTACCCCTTATCGAGATGCACTTAGGCTACTCAAGCTATCTAAGGTCGAAACCTTTAAGCAGCTTGCAAGGGAACTTTCGGTCTCTGTCTAA
- a CDS encoding DUF4411 family protein yields MAYLLDTNIFIQAKNDYYGFDLCPGFWAWLEQQNEANTVFTHEVFNPRQPGRRKIKIPAVCHTFEVPYIRIFEMLRKEGALFVLEAALKPERQ; encoded by the coding sequence ATGGCCTATCTCCTCGACACCAATATATTTATTCAAGCCAAGAATGATTATTACGGCTTTGACCTGTGTCCGGGATTTTGGGCTTGGTTAGAGCAGCAGAATGAAGCAAATACGGTGTTTACCCATGAAGTCTTCAATCCTAGGCAACCGGGACGTCGAAAGATCAAAATTCCAGCGGTCTGCCATACTTTTGAAGTTCCCTATATCCGAATTTTTGAGATGTTACGTAAAGAGGGAGCCTTGTTTGTCTTAGAGGCTGCTTTAAAGCCTGAGAGACAGTAA